From Haloplanus vescus:
CCGTCGCCGTCTCACCGCCCGCCAGATCCGGAACGATTCCCAGCGCGTCGAACAGCAGCTCCATGAGGAAGCCGGTGAACGCCATCGTCACGAAAAAGACGCCGAGGATGTACAGCATGATCTTCCAGCCGTAGTACTTCCGGTAGACGTTCAGCACGGGAATCGTGATGAGGTCAGCGTAGACGAACGCGATGATCCCGGCGAAGCTGACGCCACCGCCCCACAGCGCGACGGCGAACGGGACGTTACCCATGCTGCCGACGAAGCTGATAACGGCGATGGCGACGCCCATAATCGCGTTCTCGGCAGTCACAAGTAGCCCGTCGCCCTGGATGAACAGGGTGTTCCACACCCACTGGGGGACGAACACGATGACGAACCCCGAAATGAGGAAGCCGGCGATGACGTCCTTCCAGATCATCGACCACTCCTTGCGGTACTGGTTCCCGACTTTGTACCAGCCACCCCACGACAGCAACTCGTCACGCCACCCACCGCGACTCGACATCTCCTGGCGGTAAGTCTCCATACACCCCTGCGAGCAGAACTTGAGCGTCTCACCGCCGTCAGTCGTAAGCGTGTACTCGTCTTTGCCTTCCATCCCGCAGGTTGGATCCTCGGTGACGCCCGCCTCGTAATCGCGCTCGTTGAGCGTCTCTCGCACCTCATCGAAGAGGTTCTCCGGGAGCGTGAGGTGAACGATGACGGCCATCACGGCGATGAGAATGAGTCCGCCGAGTAACTCTGCGACTAGGAACTCCCAGCCGAGCAGAATCAGGATCATCAACCCGAGTTCGACGATGAGGTTCGTCGACGCGAACATGAACGCGAGGAAGTTCACCGCGTGCGCCCCCTTCTTGAACAACCCCTTCCCGATGGCGACGGCGCCGAAACTACAGCCACTACTGGCCGCGCCGAACGCAGTCGCCTTGGTGAGCCCGCTCAGATCGCCATCGCCGAGGACCTGCGCCATCCGCTCCTTGGAGACGTAGACTTGGACGAGGCTCGTGATCGTGAGGCCCATGATGATCGCCCACGCTGCCGTCCAGAGGAAGCCCACTCCGATACGTAGAGCTTCGGAGATGCCACCAATCATCGTCGCTACCATAGGTATCAGTTCGAAGGGATCATCTATTGTAGTTTTCCTTCAGATAGTTCGGGTCAGAGCCGTGGTGAGTAGGTATTCAAAAAAATTGTGGCGGGTGGAACACGTAGGTCAAAGGCACAACCGCATTGAATAGTTAGTGCGTAGTATAATCTGAGAACCCCAACTCAGGGAGGGATCACAATATGCCGACAAATTCAGACGATACGCGACTTGTTACGCTCCTCCTCGTTATCATCGGTGCCGTCTTCATCGTCCCGTTGTTCTTCATGGGCTTCGGGATGATGGGGTTTGGTCCGATGATGGGCGGGATGTGGGGCGGTCACATGTGGGGCGACGGGACGATGCCTGGCTGGATGTTCATCGTCGGCATCGTGATGCAGCTGCTGTTCCTCGCTGCCCTCGTCGGTGGTGGGTACCTCATCTATCGCGCAGTTACGGGAGCTGCGAGTGATTCGGACCAGGCACTCGAAGAGC
This genomic window contains:
- a CDS encoding permease, which gives rise to MVATMIGGISEALRIGVGFLWTAAWAIIMGLTITSLVQVYVSKERMAQVLGDGDLSGLTKATAFGAASSGCSFGAVAIGKGLFKKGAHAVNFLAFMFASTNLIVELGLMILILLGWEFLVAELLGGLILIAVMAVIVHLTLPENLFDEVRETLNERDYEAGVTEDPTCGMEGKDEYTLTTDGGETLKFCSQGCMETYRQEMSSRGGWRDELLSWGGWYKVGNQYRKEWSMIWKDVIAGFLISGFVIVFVPQWVWNTLFIQGDGLLVTAENAIMGVAIAVISFVGSMGNVPFAVALWGGGVSFAGIIAFVYADLITIPVLNVYRKYYGWKIMLYILGVFFVTMAFTGFLMELLFDALGIVPDLAGGETATEQTYFKLNYTFYLNLIAFALSGFLLYVYRRGLGAPGQYRDPVCGMRTDDSEPSAAHDGETYYFCSQTCKETFGENPDEYATGHPMVMEGHDH
- a CDS encoding SHOCT domain-containing protein → MPTNSDDTRLVTLLLVIIGAVFIVPLFFMGFGMMGFGPMMGGMWGGHMWGDGTMPGWMFIVGIVMQLLFLAALVGGGYLIYRAVTGAASDSDQALEELRLAYARGELTDEEYEQRREALERDT